The DNA sequence CCCAGAGTTTTCCCTCTTCGATCACGTCGATGCCGGGGAGATGGCAGAATGTATGTTCTAGCAAAGATCCCCCTTGGTGTGCTAACCCTTAGTTTTGAAAAACGCCTTTTTTCCTACAAGGAAGAATAACGTGAATGCCAGAATAGTATAAAGATAAAATGGAAGATTTCCCCATTCTGAATAGAATGTATTTCCTCCATTTTTCAATTTTGTCGCAGGAAGTAAAAAGGATCTGGTGTCCTTCTCTCCATATCTTGTCGCGTGATTTAAACTTCTACCGTAAGGATCTACCGCAAATGAAATTCCTGTGACTGCCGGGCGCACAAATGTGAGCCCGAATTCTATTGCTCTAAATCGGACCGCTCCTCCATGTTGCCAAGCTTCTACTTGGGAAGAGAACCAGGAATCATTGGTTGGATTTACAAAAAACGTAAACGTATCCTTGGATGCAAATTTTACGGATTCTCTAACTAAATCGGGAAACATCGCCTCATAACAGATCAAAGGTAGGATCTGATACGAAACATTTTCTTCTTTGCCGGAGCTAGTTAAAATTGGACGAAAATGATCCGGATTTTGGATCAAAGGAGTTTCTTCTTCCGTAGGCAAAGAAGGAATTCTTTCTCTTCTAAAAGAACGAATCCCTAGAAGAGGTTTAGGATCTCCTCCTGTAATATAAAAGGAAGTTTCCTTAAACAATTTTCTTAGAAAAGGGAATGTAGATTCGAAAGGAATATATTCTCCGAACGCGAGTAATCTTCTTTTGTCATAACGTTCCACTTCTCCATTGGAAGAAGAAAGAAGTGTTACCTGGTTTTTTAAACCTTCTGGGAAACGATTCAATTCATTGTATAAAATATCTGCGCCGGTCTTATACGTTAGATACATTAAAGCGCCATGGAATGTAGAAGAATACACTCCTTGTCCCAGATTTTCATTCGGAATAGTTCCGTGAAATGGAACAGCTGACTCAGGTAAGAATAAAAGATCAGGAGGTGGAGAAGTTTCCAAAGAAGAACGAAGACCTAACTCAAGACTAGTGCTGATCGTTTGTCCTACGAATTCCGGATTTTCAGCCAATTCTCTTTTGCCGGGAGATGTATTTGGTTGTATTAGGACCCCTGAGAGTTTTAAGATCCCATCTTCTATGGCAGGAGTGGAATTTGGAACAGTATAATCAGGAGCGGAATAAAGTCTAAAACCACCCAAGGTCCAAACAATTCCGAAAATGAGGATCCCTGCAATCCCGTATCTTTTTAATGCAGGGTTTTTGATCAATACTAAGGAAGAACTTCCTAGGAGTAGAAAAAATCCTACTCCAAATATTCCGGTCCAGGATGCTACTTGCGAAAAAGAAAGATTTCCTTCCGCTAAATTTCCCCAGTACCATGGGAAAAGTTGAGGCATAATCAGATCTGATAGAACTCCCCAAATAGGAAAAATCACCCAGCCGAATAGAGTAAGTTTCTCGGGAGAATTAATGTATTTATTATATAAGAATAAACTAAAATTCCATCCCAAGTAAAAGATGATCAGTTTAAAATGGGAGAAGATCCCATACACTAGAAATAAAGTCCAGGAAATGCTCGCGCCTGCTCCCGAAATTGCGGAAATAGAGGAAGGAATCCAAAAAAATACGATTAAATTGATAGTCTGAGAAAGCCCTAAAAGCCAGAAAATCGCAGATCTAAGTTTCCATTCTCTTAATTCTAAAAATAGAATATATGCACAGAATGCGGATAGCCCTCCCGCCGGAAAAAACTCGAAGGGCTCCATTCCGAAAAGGATTCCGGACGCAATTCCGATCAGGCATAAAAATGGACGGATCGGATTTCTGGAGAACCGGATCATTTACCTTGCAAACGTCTTTGGTCTTCTTCTAAGGCCTTTCTTCTTGCGTAAGCCTCCGCTTCTTCTTGGCCTAAAATTTTAACTCTGATCTCATTTAGAGCTTTATCTCTCTCTTCAGGTCTTGCAGTCGGATGAGCCTTAAGCCAATTCTGTTCTTCTTGTGCGGTTTGCTCTTCCTTCTTCTTTTCCGCGTCTATTTCTTTTAGGACTTTTTCGATCCTATCGGCTCCGTCCTTACCGAAATATTTTTCTCGGATCGCACGAACCTGAGGATCTTTTTCTGCGGCAGATAATTTATTCAGGTCTGCTTCTTTAAAATAAAGTTCAGTTTCGTATTTATTGAACTTAGGCTCTCTTTTATAGATCGTATTATAATAATTTCCGTAAACTCCCTTACGATATTCTTCATATCTTGCGAGCTTTTTATCTCCGGAAAGATTTTTGACTTCGTTTAAGAATTGATCGTATCCGAATTGGAACTCCTTCTCCGCTTCTTCCAATCCGAAGATCAGCTTAGCATCTTGGTCGGAAAAAAGTTCTCTTCTCTTCTTCTTTATGATTTCGTAAATTTCTTCCTGGCTTTTGCCTCTAGGTTGTTCGAATTCTCTTAATACGATCTCGTAAGAAAGATACTTTCTAAAAAGACCGACGAGTCTTTCCCCATCTGCTCCGGGATATTGTTCCAAGATGAAAGCTTTTACTATTTCGTTACACTGTTCCGGAGTATAATCCGCGGGACATTTCCTTCTTAATTCCCAAAGAGAAGATACAAGATCTAATTCACCATTCGCAGCATATTTCAGTATCTCGTCGTAGCTTAACCATTGGCCGTCTTTATATAATTCGCGAGAAGTGGCCATGATCTCCGGATTAATGATCCATTCTCCATTCTCGTTTTGGGTCACAGTAAAGCCTGGAGAGTCTCCTCCATCAAAACCGAATTCTTTGCCGGTCGAGCCGGGTTCCCAAAGAAGGAATACGATCAATACTATAAGGATTAAAAAACCAGAGGCAAAAAGCCAGATTTTCGGGGGGATTTCTTTTAAACGTTCTAACATTTGAAATATTTACCGGTTGGAAAGCATTGAAGGTATTGATCGGGCACGAGAAGGCAAGAGTTTTTACGGAAAATAAATTGGCGATTCAGGTCCTTTTTTAAAAGATTCCTTCATGTCTCTTCCTATTCTTTTTTATCCGGAAGGAACCGTCGGGGCTTCGGAAATTTTTTCTCATTTCCGGAATTTGGATATTAGATCCTATCCAGCCAAATCTCCGGAAGAGATCGAAAAGTTTAAACCTACTATCTTAATTGCAAACACTAGACTGAAGGTGAATCAAGATACATGTCGTACATTTCCTAGTGTGAAAATTTTTGCAACAGTGAGTTCCGGAACAGACCATGTGAATTTTTCGGATCTAAAAAAAGAGTCCAGAGTATTCATTAATTCTCCTGGAAGCAATGCAGGCTCGGTTGCTGAATATTGTTGGGTATCTTTACTTCATTTTTTTTCGGAAGAAGAACTTAAAAAGAAGAATGTTGGTATCATCGGCTTCGGAAATACGGGCAAAAAATTTGCTAAAATTCTAGAAGAGAAGAAGGTCCCCTATATCTATAACGACCCATTTATCAAGGATCGTTCCGTTCCTTTGGATGAAATATTAAAATGTTCCATAGTAAGTCTTCATGTTCCTCTTACTACCAATGGTCCTTATCCTACATTGAACCTACTCGACAAAGATAAAATTTCTAAATTGAAAGAAGGTACACTTCTTCAGAATACAAGTAGGGGAGAGGTTTGGTCGGAAGAAACATTCCAAACAATTTTAGATAGGACCGATCTGCACAAGGTAATGGATGTATTTTATCCGGAGCCTCCTAAGGGGAAAATCGCAGAACAAATGGCGAGTTTAGAAAATTCAATTTTCACTCCTCATATTGCAGGTTATAGCCAACTGGGAAGATTACTCGGTACCTATAGACTTGCTGAGAAGTTATGCATTCTATATAAAGAGAATAAACTTCCTCCACTTTCCGAATTTTTAAAAACGAATCAACCAATCTCTACGGAAACTTTTTTAAAAGAAGAAGATCTGAAATTGAGAGAGTCTTGGAAGAATGCAGACTGGGAATATTTTGAAAGAAGAAGGAATTCTTACCCCGCCAGAAAAGACCTGGGACTTGCGGATCTAGATTAAAAAAGCCTGCAGGTGTTTCAGGAAAAAAATAACTATTTTACCAAAGCCTTCTCGCTCGGAAACAAAAGGTATTTAGGTCTTGTTTTAGCAAGAATATCATCGATTACGAAAACTTCCCTCGTACCTCTTTTTCTTTCGAAAGGTGCTTCATATAAAAATCCTAAGAATACAAGTTCGGAATTTTGATGAGTTACTAGATCATCTTGTCTCACTTTACGAGTGATATCTAAAGATAAAATTTTCCAGCCTGAAAAATTGAAATGTGTGAGTAGTATCTTTTTCTGATCCAAGCTAGAATCCCTAACTAAAATAAAAAGAGAACCTCCACCATCATTTGCATATACATGGAACTTGAACTCTTTTACAAATTCTTTGGAAGACCAAGGCTTCTTGAATAAGATTTGGAAGGATTGGTTTTTTTCCGCAGTTAACTCTACATATAAAGATTTTTCGGATTCTCTTTCCGGAGTTCTAAATACGGTTGAGATCCTTACTTCAGGAGTAAAATCAGGGCCCAGTTTTGCTTTTACGTTTTCTTCTCCGAAGATCTCCGTTTCAAAATCTTGGACCACGTATTCTTTATAAATTCCGGAAAGATCTTTGGATAAGATTGGGCCAGTTAGGATAAAAATCCAAATGAGTATCATTATGGAAAAAATCTGTCCCATGTTTTTTATTTCGGCCAGATTCTCAAAAAAAACTACCATCTCCTTTATTTTCCTAAGATCCATTTCTCTAAAAACTTGATGGTGTATCCCTCTTTCCGAGAATTAGTACTATGGATCCTTCGGAAGATTCTTATTTCCCAACTCAATTAGATTTCGGAGACGCATTCCGTTCTGCTTTTCATGAGTTTTTCGGAGATGAAAAAGATTTACAATACGAATTGTATGATCTAAAATCCGAAGGGTCGGGGCCAAAAGCAAAATGGGCTACCTTCTCCATTCGAAATCCATTAGGTGGTCGATCTATTGTTTTTAGATTCGATCCTGATTCCGGGACCTTCTACGCTATGTTAAAAGTACAGGTGATCCCCGGGGAAGAAGATTGGAGTCTGGATTCTTTCTTTCAGAAAAATGGTTTTTCTGAGATTGGTTCTGTAGAAGTGCAAAACATGGCAGGAGAATGGCTCTTTCATTCTTTAGCCAGACACTATTTGGGGATTATTTTCAGTCATTGCCCCCGAATTCTAGAGCCTGATTATAAGTTGGATCTCTAAACTAATCCGGAACATAACCAATAATATTCGGGCAAATAGGCGATTTGTGACCCAAAAAAGATGGGAAAGATTTCGAGTAAATTTGTTATTAAGTAAAAGGCCCGGGCATGAAACGTATCGTTCTATTACTCAGTATCTTTCAGATCTTATATTGTAACCAAGCTAAGGAAGTGAATATAGACGCTTCCCAATCCTTAGTAGGTCTCGGCTTGGATCTGACATTCTCCAACCAACTCCAACCGACGGATACTGGGGCTGAGTTTGTAGCCGTGGGTCTTGTTTGCTCTTTATGGACAAGTAAAGATGGAACTACTTGGACTGCGACCTCTTCCGCCTTTCCGGATTGCTCCGGCGGAGAATTATACTCGGTCGCATATGGGAACGGTTTATTTGTAGCTGTAGGTACACTTAGTGCTGCTTTTACAACCAGAACGAATAATTGCGGACTTTGGACTAGCGCAGATGCAGCTACCTGGACTAGGATCCCTTGTCCGAATTCTGCTACATATCCTACCCCAGGAAATCTACCATTGCGCACCATTACTTATGGCTCAGTTGGGGGGGTGAATAAATTCATCGCAACAGGTTCCAAATTTGTCTACGGTGACGGAGGAAAGGCTTATCTTATCCAAAGTTTGGATGGAGTTACATGGACAGTAATGGAAGATGTCGCAGGACCAGATTATGGGTCTGTTGATGCTTCTTGTTTGATTGCATTTCATAATAATATAATGTATTGTTCCCTGGAAGTGGGGTCCTATACCGCTTTTATAAGATATAATCCTGCAGCCTCCATTAATGCTCGGGAATCATTTCCACCAGCGGGTAGTTCCCTGGAATCGATGCTGTGGAATCCTCCGACAGCATCTCCTTACGAAATGACTACATTTCAATTTTTCAGATCACGCTCAAATGACTTCTATGTGGTTGGGACTAGATCAGGTGATTCTGTATCTGTGAGTTCCAAAATGAACTCTAACGGAACATGGCCTGCTTCTGTAGCTACAGGTTTCGGAACAAATAATAGACCAAACGGTTTTGCAAGCGATGAGTCCGGAAATATCTACACTTTCGGATATAACTGCAAGTGGGCCTATTCTTCTAACCAAGGAACTTCTTGGACTTCAATAAATGCTCTGGATACTTGTGGAGGCTCGAGCGGATACAATGACTGGATGTCCGCGGTGTATAGCTCAAAACTAAATCGGATCGTAGTAGTTGGGGATTCAGGTTCTATTGGTACTACAGGGGTTTCTCCGACTCTAAGTAGCGATTGGACATACTTGCAAGTTCCCGGTATCACTCTTGGAATTAATTCAGTAACTAGCAGAAATAAGTAAGATTTGCAAAACCTAGATCTAAAATAAATCTGGGAAGAAGATGGACCCAATTCTAATTATAGTAATCGTATCCGGATTTTTCGTAGGGATCGTGTACGGACTCTGGATCAAAAAAAGACATAAAGACATAAAGAATTAAAATAATCTGATATAGTTCCGCATCCCTCACTTAAGGGATTATAAAATTTTTTTGAAAATGTAAGTCCTAGATCATTCGTTTGTTCTCTAATATATAGAGATGAAGAACAAAAGATTCGAATTGAAACTTTGGAAATTCTATCGGATGATCAGACCGCTGATGGCGATCTTGATTTCATTAGCGTTCTTGTTAGTGAGTATTTATCTTCCGATCAAGGTTTGAAAATTTTCATCTAAGAAGATTCATTTAAATTTCGCAGTTATCCTGAGGAAGGAATAACATAGATTTAAGAAATACTTTCAGGACTTCTCTGCCTACAGTCTGCAAAGCCCTTTTATTAGAAATATCCGACTGTATCTGCAAACCGTCAAAAAGCGCGAGTAGAGTCCTTGCAGAAAGTTCGGGAGAAAGATCCGCTTTGATCTTACCATTTTCCTGAGATTCTTTAATGGTCTTAGCGAAAAGTTTTTCCAAAGAATCATAAAAACTTAATATTTCTTTTTCCATTGCGCCACAGGCTGTTGCTTCCGCAAACAAACGAGGGCTACAATTTCCCTCAACTGCCAGACGATTCGCGAGTCTTTCTAAATATTCCACTAAGCGGAGGTGAGGAGGAAGTGCTTTTACTTCAGGTTCTTCGAATCCGAATCTTTCCCATGACAAAAAGTTTTGGATAAGAGTATCTCTGATCTCTTCTTTACTTTCGAAATGAAAATAGATCCCACCTTTTGTAAGGCCGGCAGCATCCGCAATATCCTGGACGGAGGTCCTTTCGAAACCCTTACTAAAGAAACATTGCATAGCAGCCTGAAGGATGGATTCCTTTCGGACCTCCTCCGGCATTTTTTTCCAGCCAGGTTTTGCTTTGCTGAGTTTCATTCCTTGCCCTCTGTTTCTATCTATTTCCTTCGCCCGTCAAACGAATTCTCCAAATTTCCTAAAAATAAATACCAACCGGTAGGAATTTTTATTGACTCACCCAGTCAAATAAATACCGAATGGTAGGAAATTAATTGAGTGAGAATTTTATGATCCAGGCATTATCAAAGGAAGGAATTTCATCCGAACTAAAACTTCCAAACGGCCAAATACTCAAAAACAGAATTGTTAAAGCATCTATGGAAGAAGGTCTTTCGGATAAGGAATTCCTTCCTAGCCAAAGATTATTCAAACTTTATGAAAGATGGTCCAAATCAGGTGCGGGCCTTCTTCTTACTGGAAACGTAATGGTGGACCTGAATGGACTTACCGGTCCGGGCAATGTGATCTTAAGAAAGGATATGGATCTTTCTTCTCTCAAAAAATGGGCAGAGATTGGGCAATCAGGCGGTTCCAAAATTTGGATGCAGATCAATCATCCTGGAAGACAAACATTCAGTTTTGTGAATGAAACGCCTGTTGCTCCTTCCCCGATAAAAGTGCATATACCTGGAAGAATGTTCGCGAAAGTTTTTGGAGAACCAAGAGCATTAAGCGGAGAAGAGATCAAAGTCCTCATCCAAAAGTTCATAGATGCTGCAGTTATAGCTGAAAAAGCGGGATTCAATGGGGTAGAAGTCCATTCTGCCCATGGTTATTTATTAAACCAATTCCTTTCCCCAATGACCAATATTAGAAAAGATGAATGGGGTGGCTCTTTAGAAAATCGAGCCAGATTTCTTTTAGAAGTTTTGAAAGGGATCAAAGCAGCTGTTCGATCCGATTTCGGAATTGGAGTTAAATTGAATTCTGCGGACTTCCAAGGTGGAGGTTTCCAAGAAGAAGATTCTATCCAAGTGATAAAAATGCTCGAGCCGATCGGATTGGATCTTTTGGAAATTTCAGGAGGGAATTACGAATCTCCTGCAATGCAAGGAACAGGTACAAACAAAAGAGAAGCTTACTTTTTAGATTTTGCTAAGAAGGCAAAAGAGATAACCAAGATCCCTCTATTAGTTACCGGAGGATTCAGGACTAAGTCCGTAATGGAAGAAGCTATACTTTCTAAAGAGGCAGACTTAGTAGGGATAGCTGCACCGTTTGCATTTCATCCTACATTCGTAAACGGATTACTTTCCGGGAAAATAGAAAAGGTCTCCGTAGAAATACCTAAACTTTCAAACCCAGCATTAAATTCACTTTCTAAGATGTCCGCTATCCGTCTTCAGTTCAGAAGAATGGGAGAAGGAAAAGAACCTAGGCTACCGGGCTCTTTGATTTGGAATATGATCGCCGATCAAGTTAGAGGAAGACGTAACGTTAAAAATTATAAGAGTCTGCTTCGCAGACTCTTGAAGCCTGCGTAGCAGACTATAGAAAATTTTTGGAACGAATTTCTTTAAAGCGGATCGTATACTGAAACGACTTGATCCATTGAATAGCAAACCTTAAACCGTCCGTCGGGGTATCCGACGGACTTTTTTTTATTTATTTTCTGGAGAGAGAATTCTCTTGTACTTTTGCTCCTAACATCAAAGGAGATTCTTTTAATAAGAAAGAAAGAGCTAAGTTCAATACAGCCAAGCCTATGAATATTTTTAAGAATAGGTCTATTCCTAAAAAGTTCAGACCTAAAATAAAGAAGATCCCGGAAATCTGACCGATCCAAAGTAAAAGTCCTTGCGAAGAAGATTCAGGCGCAGGGGAGGTGATCTCCGCACAATATTGGAATCCGATTGGTGCGCCAATTCCGAGCAAGAAGAATCCGATCAAGAATGCTCCAGTTAGAACTAATGTATAATCATTCGCTAAAGAGAATAATAACAGTCCAGGCAAAAATCCAGCCATTGAGATCACTAAGAAAGGTTGTCTTTTTCCAACCTTATCTGAGATCAATGGGACAAAGACACCTGCGATAATTCCCGACATTAACATCATTCCAGCAATTTCTCCGGACTGGGTCATGTTGAGTTGTTTTGTTTCGCAGATCTGATCTATACAAGTGCTGACAGCATTAAATACTCCTAATCCAATCAGGAATAAAAGTAAGGACTTTCTCATGTCCTTTTGGTTTAAGATATGTTTCAAACCTTCGAATACTTTAAATTTAGAATCTTGTAATTTCGAATTGTCCGGAGCAGTCGGTGGCTTCTCTCTGAAGAATGCCAAGAATATTACAGCGCCTACCATAGCTACTAATCCGTAATTCAAAAGAATTCCCGGGATTTCTTGAGGATTCGGATTCGCTTCTCCTAACATTCTAGGAGTGATTGCCATTACTAAAATAATACCTACAAATTGAGCCAATGTTCCGATTGCAACAGCGGTAGCCCTTTCGGTAATTGGGAACCATTGTACGCTTACTTTTGTGACTGCGTTTAATATGAAAGGTTGTGCGATTGCTAAACCGATTTGTGATGCGATCACTATGCTGAAATTATCTGCATAAACTCCTTTGCTTAAGGAGAAAATTCCTGTGAGAGCGGCACCAACTCCGACTCCGATCTTAATTCCGTAAGTATCTATTATGTAAGAAGCAGGGATTGCCATTAATACGAATACTCCCATGAAGATGAGAGAGAGAAGATCTATTTGAAGGCTTGATACATCGTAAAATACTTTAGCCTCTCTGGCTATAGGCGCAAAAGTCAGCCATTGGATTTGGATAATCGCCGTAATTAGAGCGTATAGACCAAGAATCACCCATCTGTAGCCGTATACCTTTACTTGGTTTTCTCGCATAGAAAGCCCCGTTTTTTATTTTAATAGTGAAAGATAATAATTCGCATCACTTAGGTCCGAGGAAGTCATCACTTATATGCTCGGAAGTAACAATGACAGTATAAGAGGTATATGTTCTAGTTCCAAGCAAATTATAATTTTGGAATAGGAAGTACCTTTGATTTTAGATTCTAATTATAACGATCTCAATATTATGCGAATAAATGATTTTGTGAAATGTAAGACGCATATAAGTACAGGGTAATTCGGTCCTATAATCCCGTTCTTTTTTACATAGGTACAAGTTTGCTTTGTATTATAGTACTTTAAGAAATAAGAAAGTTGTAAGTTCCGATTTTTGATCAAGGACCGACTTCTTAAATTCGGACGTTCGACTTAAACAAAGCGGACGACCATTTTCTTTTTTGCCTTATGATATAAGGCAGTGGAGAAAATTTTATGTTAAAAAAATGGGCCATGGTCTTTGCATTGGTTTCTGCCATTGTAAAATGTGAAACAGGAAATTTAGAAGATAGGACAACGTTACCGAAGTATCCGAATACTTCTTTAGAAAAAGTGATCCAATTGGATCGTCCTCCGGGCAATATAAGCGCGTCAGCTTCCGGAAGGATCTTCTTCTCCTTCTTCCCGCAAGGAAGTCCTCCGATCAAAGTTGCCGAATTAAAAAATGGCCAGGTTCTTCCATTTCCAAGCCAAAACTTTCAGAAAAATTTTAATACAGTTCTTTCAGTCAGAGTGGATGATAAGAATCGGCTCTGGACCTTGGATTACGGCAATTTAGGCCTAACAAGACCAAAGGTTTATGCATTTGATATAGAAACGGGCGCTACCATTCACGAGTATGAATTCCCAATTGCTATCGCTCCTAAGGATTCTTTGTTCAATGATATGCAGATCGATACAGTAACAGAGACGATCTTTATTACGGATACAAGTCCTCTGATCCCGGATCCTGGACTCGTCGTATATGATATCACGAATAAAAAAGCGAGACGTCTACTGAAAGATCATGTTTCCGTGGTGGGAGAAAGAAACGAGATCGTAGTAAACGGATCTCCTTTCCAAGTGGCGGGAGTTTCTATCATATTTAACGCGGATTCAATTGCTTTGGACCAAAATAGAGAATGGTTATATTTTGCACCTTTTACTTCTGGAGAATTATACCGCGCTAAAACCAGCGTTTTAAGGGATTCTACTTTGACCGCAGCTCAGTTGGCAGCGCAGGTGGAACAATATTCTTTAAAATCAATGAGTGATGGGATCAGCATCGATAAAAGCGGAAATATTTATGTAACCGACGCGGAACATTCTGCAGTGAACCTGATCGATATGGATAAAAAGATCACTACATTATTCAAGGATCCAAGTTTCCGTTGGCCTGATGGATTTAGTTATGCTCCGGATGGATATATGTATCTAACTTGTAGTGCGTTAAACGAAGTTTTCCTGCAATTGGATAGCGTAATCTTAAACAAAGGACCTTATTATATCTATAGATTCAAACCGGAAGCGGAAGGGATCATCGGTAGATAAAGGAGTAGGGGCGACTCACTCGCTTTGCTCGGACCGCGCTGCTGCGGGTTCGCGCATTCACGCTCATCCGGGCAAGGCCCGGACTAAAGCCCTGCACATCGCTGTCGCGGTTGGTTCCCACGATTCAATTGACACGAAAAGACAATCGCTTATAACCGCCTTCTCATTTAGGAAAAAATGATTGCCCTTTTTGGGGGGCTTTCCAATCTCCTGATGAGTGAGTGCTCACTCATCGAGCGAAATTTCCATGGGTTTCGGAGGATCTGTTGCATGAAATCAAAAGTCTATGTTTTGGCTTACGATATAGGAACTACCGGGACCAAAACTTGCCTATTTGAAATAGGAGATAGACTTACTCTTGTACATTCCGCTACCCAAGAATACGGACTCACACTTTTAGAAGGCGGAGGAGTGGAGCAGGATCCTCAAGATTGGTGGAATTCCATGAGAGATACCACTGCCCAAGTCTTAAAAGAAACCAAATTAGATCCTGCAGAAATTCGTGGGATTTCCTTCTGCTCTCAAATGCAAGGTCTTGTTCTTGTAGACAAAGATTTGAAACCGGTTCGTCCAGCAATGAGTTATATGGACCAAAGAGCCCGTGAACAAATGAAAAAAGGAATAGAGCATGGGATCAAGATAGAAGGTCTGAATGCTTACAAACTTCTCCGTTCCTTACAGATCACAGGCGCAGTTGCAGGAAGTGTAAAAGATCCATTATGGAAATATAAATGGGTCGAAGCAAAAGAAGCTGAAAAATTTGCAAGAGTCCACAAGTGGTTGGATGTGAAAGATTATCTGACTGCTCGATGCACTGGCAGAGCAACCATGACCTTGGATTCCGCATTCGCTACTTTCTTATATGATTCTCGTCCTGGCAAAAGCCGTTGGCATAAAGGACTTTGTAAAATGTTCGGAGTTCGCCCGGAACATCTTCCCGATCTAATACAATCCACAGATTTGATTGGTGGTCTGACTGAAATATCCGCTAAAGAATTAGGATTAAAGGAAGGAACTGCAGTTTTCGGTGGCGGAGGTGACGCCACTCTGATCGGTATCGGTGCAGGCGCGGTGGAAGAAGGGGACACTCATATTTATGCAGGAACTTCCGGTTGGGTTTCCACAGTAACTAAAAGAAGAACTGTGGATATCAACGCAAGGATTGCTTCTATCGTAGGCGCAAGAGCCGGTTTTTATAATTATTTCGGAGAACAAGAAACTTCAGGTAAATGTCTACAATGGGTCAAAGACCATCTTGCCCTAGATGAGATAGATGTTTATTTAGAAAAAAAGAATGTAACGGAAGGAGAAGACGCGGTTCACGAAAGTCTTTTCGCATACTTATTCGAATCTATCAAGGACACTCCTGCAGGAAGTGACGGAGTTATCTTCACTCCTTGGTTACATGGAAATCGTTGTCCTTTTGAAGATCCGGCAGCAAGAGGGATGTTCTTCAATATTGGATTGGATACTGGAAAGAGAAAACTGATTCGATCCGTGATCGAAGGTATTTCTTTTCATAAACGTTGGATTTTAGAATTATCTCATGCAAAGGTTCCAGCTTCTTCTACAATTCGATTTGTAGGTGGAGTGGCACGTTCTCCGATCATTTGTCAGATCTTAGCAGATATTACGGGTAGAACGATTGAGACGATAGATCATCCTCAAAATGCAGGAGCAACCGGAGCAGCAGCGATAGCTGCATTAGGATTGGGTAAAATTCATTCTTTCGAAGAGATCAA is a window from the Leptospira andrefontaineae genome containing:
- a CDS encoding xylulokinase — protein: MKSKVYVLAYDIGTTGTKTCLFEIGDRLTLVHSATQEYGLTLLEGGGVEQDPQDWWNSMRDTTAQVLKETKLDPAEIRGISFCSQMQGLVLVDKDLKPVRPAMSYMDQRAREQMKKGIEHGIKIEGLNAYKLLRSLQITGAVAGSVKDPLWKYKWVEAKEAEKFARVHKWLDVKDYLTARCTGRATMTLDSAFATFLYDSRPGKSRWHKGLCKMFGVRPEHLPDLIQSTDLIGGLTEISAKELGLKEGTAVFGGGGDATLIGIGAGAVEEGDTHIYAGTSGWVSTVTKRRTVDINARIASIVGARAGFYNYFGEQETSGKCLQWVKDHLALDEIDVYLEKKNVTEGEDAVHESLFAYLFESIKDTPAGSDGVIFTPWLHGNRCPFEDPAARGMFFNIGLDTGKRKLIRSVIEGISFHKRWILELSHAKVPASSTIRFVGGVARSPIICQILADITGRTIETIDHPQNAGATGAAAIAALGLGKIHSFEEIKNLIPSKERWNPNPGNKLVYDRNFSVFKKLYEANKAHYAILNTYK
- a CDS encoding L-dopachrome tautomerase-related protein, with amino-acid sequence MLKKWAMVFALVSAIVKCETGNLEDRTTLPKYPNTSLEKVIQLDRPPGNISASASGRIFFSFFPQGSPPIKVAELKNGQVLPFPSQNFQKNFNTVLSVRVDDKNRLWTLDYGNLGLTRPKVYAFDIETGATIHEYEFPIAIAPKDSLFNDMQIDTVTETIFITDTSPLIPDPGLVVYDITNKKARRLLKDHVSVVGERNEIVVNGSPFQVAGVSIIFNADSIALDQNREWLYFAPFTSGELYRAKTSVLRDSTLTAAQLAAQVEQYSLKSMSDGISIDKSGNIYVTDAEHSAVNLIDMDKKITTLFKDPSFRWPDGFSYAPDGYMYLTCSALNEVFLQLDSVILNKGPYYIYRFKPEAEGIIGR
- a CDS encoding MFS transporter codes for the protein MRENQVKVYGYRWVILGLYALITAIIQIQWLTFAPIAREAKVFYDVSSLQIDLLSLIFMGVFVLMAIPASYIIDTYGIKIGVGVGAALTGIFSLSKGVYADNFSIVIASQIGLAIAQPFILNAVTKVSVQWFPITERATAVAIGTLAQFVGIILVMAITPRMLGEANPNPQEIPGILLNYGLVAMVGAVIFLAFFREKPPTAPDNSKLQDSKFKVFEGLKHILNQKDMRKSLLLFLIGLGVFNAVSTCIDQICETKQLNMTQSGEIAGMMLMSGIIAGVFVPLISDKVGKRQPFLVISMAGFLPGLLLFSLANDYTLVLTGAFLIGFFLLGIGAPIGFQYCAEITSPAPESSSQGLLLWIGQISGIFFILGLNFLGIDLFLKIFIGLAVLNLALSFLLKESPLMLGAKVQENSLSRK